The following proteins are encoded in a genomic region of Tigriopus californicus strain San Diego chromosome 6, Tcal_SD_v2.1, whole genome shotgun sequence:
- the LOC131881805 gene encoding ATP-binding cassette sub-family F member 2-like encodes MPSDYAKKKAAKKKELSKGKGGKKGSSATETPEDTPTTTNGTNTPTQENGQGITEEEELCSLLEEQSRLAADARACTGVLGIHPMSRDIKIDNFSITFHGAELLLDTKLELSCGQRYGLIGANGSGKSSLLAVLGNREVPIQDHIDIYYLSREMPASETTALEAVMKADSERIKLEKLAEELALLEDDESQDYLMEVYERLDELGADTAEAKACGLLMGLGFTNAMMHKKCKDFSGGWRMRVALARALFIKPHLLLLDEPTNHLDLEACVWLEEELKNYKQILVMISHSQDFMNGVCSNIIHLDKKVLTSYGGNYDVFVRTRLELLENQAKRYQWEQDQIAHMKNYIARFGHGSAKLARQAQSKEKTLAKMVAGGLTEKVGADKNISFYFYSCGEIPPPVIMVQNVSFRYSDDTDWIYRNLEFGLDLDTRLALVGPNGAGKSTLLKLIYGDLIPTEGMIRRHNHLKFGRYHQHLHELLEMDISAIEYMMKNFPELKERDDVRRILGRYGITGKQQTCAIKQLSDGQRCRVVFAWLAWQTPHMLLLDEPTNHLDIETIDALAEAINNFEGGLVLVSHDFRLINQVADEIWICEKQTVTKWETDILEYKEHLKSKVLASIYKEAKKSSKPASKSNGSSSRGAW; translated from the exons AGGAACTGTGCAGTTTGTTGGAAGAGCAATCTCGTTTGGCCGCCGATGCTCGAGCCTGTACCGGCGTGTTGGGCATCCATCCCATGTCCAGGGATATTAAGATTGATAACTTCTCGATCACCTTCCATGGAGCCGAACTCTTGCTAGACACCAAATTGGAGTTGTCGTGCGGTCAACGCTATGGCTTAATCGGTGCCAACGGCTCAG gCAAGTCGTCTCTCTTGGCCGTGTTGGGTAATCGTGAGGTGCCCATTCAAGATCACATCGACATCTATTACTTGTCTCGTGAGATGCCCGCCTCCGAGACTACGGCCTTGGAAGCAGTCATGAAGGCCGATTCTGAGCGGATCAAACTCGAGAAATTGGCTGAGGAATTAGCTCTGCTCGAAGATGATGAATCTCAGGATTATCTTATGGAG GTGTATGAACGTTTGGATGAGTTGGGTGCTGACACGGCGGAGGCCAAAGCTTGCGGGCTACTGATGGGCCTGGGCTTCACCAACGCCATGATGCATAAGAAGTGCAAGGACTTCTCGGGAGGATGGAGGATGCGGGTGGCGTTAGCCCGTGCTCTCTTCATCAAACCACATCTCCTTCTCTTGGACGAGCCGACCAATCATTTAGATTTGGAGGCCTGCGTGTGGTTGGAAGAGGAGCTCAAGAACTACAAGCAGATCTTGGTCATGATTTCGCATTCTCAG GATTTCATGAATGGCGTGTGCAGCAATATCATTCATCTGGACAAGAAGGTGCTGACGAGCTACGGCGGTAACTACGACGTGTTCGTACGGACTCGATTGGAATTGCTGGAGAACCAAGCCAAGCGATACCAATGGGAACAGGATCAGATCGCTCACATGAAGAACTACATTGCTCGATTCGGTCACGGTTCGGCCAAATTGGCCCGTCAAGCCCAATCCAAAGAGAAGACCTTGGCCAAGATGGTGGCCGGTGGATTGACCGAGAAAGTCGGAGCCGACAAGAACATTAGCTTCTACTTCTACTCTTGTGGCGAGATCCCACCTCCAGTTATTATGGTTCAG AATGTCAGTTTCCGATATAGCGACGATACCGATTGGATTTACcgaaatttggaatttggtttggatctagACACCCGGTTGGCTTTGGTGGGTCCCAACGGAGCTGGCAAATCCACCCTACTCAAACTCATCTATGGCGAT TTGATCCCTACTGAAGGCATGATCCGACGACACAATCACTTGAAATTCGGCCGATACCACCAACATTTGCACGAGCTCCTGGAAATGGATATCAGTGCTATCGAGTACATGATGAAGAACTTCCCGGAGCTGAAGGAACGCGACGATGTTAGACGCATTCTCGGCCGCTACGGCATCACGGGCAAACAACAGACCTGTGCCATCAAACAGTTATCCGATGGTCAACGGTGTCGAGTGGTATTCGCTTGGTTGGCTTGGCAAACCCCTCACATGCTTCTCTTGGACGAACCGACCAATCACTTGGATATCGAGACCATCGACGCCTTGGCCGAGGCCATTAACAACTTCGAAGGAGGACTTGTCCTCGTTTCTCACGACTTCAGACTCATTAATCAG GTGGCTGACGAGATTTGGATCTGTGAGAAGCAAACGGTGACGAAATGGGAAACGGACATCTTGGAATACAAGGAACATCTGAAGAGCAAAGTTCTGGCTTCGATCTACAAGGAGGCCAAGAAGAGCTCGAAGCCCGCATCCAAATCCAACGGATCCAGTTCGAGAGGGGCGTGGTAA